In the genome of Bosea sp. BIWAKO-01, the window TCGTCGTCTGGGCGCTGTCGGGGCCCTTCTTCGGCTTCAATGACACCTGGCAACTCGTGATCAACACATCGACCACGATCGTCACCTTCCTGATGGTCTTCATCATCCAGAACAGCCAGAACCGGGACACCGCGGCGATGCAGATCAAGCTCGACGAGCTTATTCTTCGGCTTGAGGGGGCTAGGGAGGAGCTGCTCGACCTTGAGGAACTCGATGAGGAGAAGCTTGAAACGATGCGCGCCGAGTTCGAGAGGTTGGCGAGGAAGGCGAGGGAGAAAAACGGGGGCTAGCTCAGGCTTGCCGAGAGAGAGGGGCGTCATCTATCGTCATGGCGTGATTTGTCCGCCCTTCGTCTCGATTTGGTATTTCGTCAGTTGCTCAGTGCCTTAGCATCAGCCCATACCTCAAGTGGGAGATGCAAAATGTCCTCTGATACCGCCCTGCTCGTGATCGACGTTCAGGAATCCTTCCGGCAGCGTGCCTATTTTGAAGAGACCTATGTGCCGCCCTTCATCACGCGGCTTCAGGCGCTTGTCGACGGAGCCAAGGCAGCCGGCATCCCCGTCGTCCAGATTTTCCACGTCGACCCGACCGGTCCCTTTGCCGAGAGTTCCGGCTACGTGAAAACCCTCGCGCCGCTCACGATCGAACCGGATGCCGTCTTTCGCAAGGGGCGGCACAGCGCACTCGTCGGCAGTGGGCTCGATGTCTGGCTGACCGAGAATGGAATTCGCCGCGTGATCGTCTCCGGCATCCGCACCGAGCAGTGCTGCGAGACTACGACGCGCCACGCTTCTGACCTCGGCTATGAGGTCGATTATGTCGGTGAGGCGACCCTGACCTTCCCGATGACCGATGCCGCCGGCCGCCAGTGGAGCGCAGCCGAAATCCGGGCGCGGACGGAGCTTGTTCTGGCCGATCGCTTTGCGCGCATCGCCACGGTCGAGGACGCTCTCGCTCAGCGCAGCAAGAAGCTGGCAGCATGACGCGTGAGCAGCAGCCCGTCGGGGTGCCGGTCTATGTGCTCGTACCACCGCGCGTGCTGCTGCTCGATGTCGCCGGACCGATTGAGGTGCTGCGCCGGGCCAATCTGGAACAGGACGCCTTGCGCTTCACCGTGACCTATGTCGGGCCGCTGCCTGATGTCGGGAGTTCGATCGGCCTTGGCGTGACAGCCATCGGTCCCTTGCCAGCCTCTCTGCCAGGCGGCTCGCTGCTTGTCCTGCCCGGCAGTGCCGATGCGCCTCTTGGCCCTCAGGGCTCGAGCCGGGAGGAGGATGCGGTTCATGAGGGGCAGATCGTTGAGTGGCTGCGGCGGGCGGTTCGCCCGGGCATCCGCTTCATCTCGATCTGCTCCGGAGCCCTGCTGGCGGGCCGCGCCGGGCTTCTCGACGGGTATGATTGCACCACGCATTATGACTGCCTCAGGGAACTCGCCGAGGCTGCACCGGCGGCCCGAATCCTTGAGAACCGGCTCTATGTCGAGGATGGCGACCGCCTGACCAGCGCCGGGATTACAGCCGGTATCGATCTGATGCTGCATGTCGTGGCGGGGATGGCGGGGCATGCATGCGCGCTTGCGGTTGCACGCTATCTCGTCGTCTATCTCAGGCGCGCCGGTGCCGATCCGCAGCTTTCGCCCTGGCTCGAAG includes:
- a CDS encoding GlxA family transcriptional regulator; amino-acid sequence: MTREQQPVGVPVYVLVPPRVLLLDVAGPIEVLRRANLEQDALRFTVTYVGPLPDVGSSIGLGVTAIGPLPASLPGGSLLVLPGSADAPLGPQGSSREEDAVHEGQIVEWLRRAVRPGIRFISICSGALLAGRAGLLDGYDCTTHYDCLRELAEAAPAARILENRLYVEDGDRLTSAGITAGIDLMLHVVAGMAGHACALAVARYLVVYLRRAGADPQLSPWLEGRNHIHPSVHRAQDAVAADPVRDWSVSTLADAAATSPRNLSRLFNEHAGMSVTEYVNRMRVAVARELLTGSRLDIEAVAERAGFASPRQLRRAWGRFHSLPPSRMRQSEASAAG
- a CDS encoding isochorismatase family protein; protein product: MSSDTALLVIDVQESFRQRAYFEETYVPPFITRLQALVDGAKAAGIPVVQIFHVDPTGPFAESSGYVKTLAPLTIEPDAVFRKGRHSALVGSGLDVWLTENGIRRVIVSGIRTEQCCETTTRHASDLGYEVDYVGEATLTFPMTDAAGRQWSAAEIRARTELVLADRFARIATVEDALAQRSKKLAA
- a CDS encoding low affinity iron permease family protein, producing the protein MSGPFFGFNDTWQLVINTSTTIVTFLMVFIIQNSQNRDTAAMQIKLDELILRLEGAREELLDLEELDEEKLETMRAEFERLARKAREKNGG